The Amycolatopsis sp. QT-25 genomic sequence TGGCGCTGGAAAACCGCCACAACGACCGGTTGCACGCCGACATCGAGGAACTCGGCGGCATGCTGGGCGAGCTCGGCGCAATGGACGTGTACGTGCTCGAAGGCAATTCGGCGCGCAAGCTCATCGAGGCCCGCGAGAAGGCGTTCTGGACGGCCAAGTCGGTCGGGGCCGACGACATCATCGACGTGGTGGTCCCGCGGTCCGCGATGCCGGAATTCCTGCGCAAGGCCAGGGAAATGGCGTTGTCCCGCGAGTCGGGCGCACTCGGCTGCGGGCACGCCGGCGACGGCAACGTCCACCTCGCCATCTTCTGCAAGGACCCGGGCAAACGGAAACAGCTGCTGACCGACATCTTCGCGCTCGGCATGGAACTCGGCGGCGCGATCTCCGGCGAGCACGGTCTCGGGAGGACCAAGTCCGGCTACTTCCTCGAACTGGAGGACCCGGCGAAGATCGCGCTGATGCGCCGGATCAAGGAGAGCTTCGACCCGGCCGGGATCCTCAACCCCGGCGTTCTTTTCGCTGAGAGGGCTTGAAAAGTGAGTGAGATGAACGGCGCCCGGTCCCTGATCCGCACGCTCGTCGACAGCGGTGTCGACGTGTGCTTCTCGAATCCGGGCACTTCGGAGATGCACTTCGTGGCCGCGCTCGACACCGTGCCCGAGATGCGCGGCGTGCTCGGCCTGTTCGAAGGCGTCGTCACCGGTGCCGCGGACGGATACGCGCGCATCGCCGGTAAGCCCGCGGCCACGCTGCTGCACCTCGGCCCCGGCCTCGGCAACGGGCTGGCGAACCTGCACAACGCGCGCCGCGCGCACACGCCGATCGTCAACGTGATCGGCGATCACGCGACCTATCACAAGCAGTACGACGCCCCGCTCGAATCGGATATCGAAGGTGTCGCCGGTTCACTCGAAGGCTGGGTCCGCCGTTGCGAGCACACGAAGGACGTCGGTGCCGACGCCGCCGCGGCGGTCGCCGCATCCCAGGACGCACCCGGGCAGATCGCGACGCTGATCCTCCCCGCCGACGCGTCCTGGGGTGAAGGCGGCGAGGCTTGCCCGCCCATCCCGCCACGGATTCCCCAGGCCGTCGACGCGACGACGGTGAAGAACATCGCCGAAGTGCTGGCCAGTGGTGAACCGGTCGCGCTGCTCGTCGGCGGTAGTGGCTGCCGGGCGGCCGGCCTGCTCGCGACCAGCCGGATCGCCGCCGCGACCGGGGTGAAGGCGTTCGTCGAAACCTTCCCCGCCCGGCTCGAACGGGGCGAAGGCCTGCCGACGATCGAGCGGCTGGGCTACCTCGCCGAGCAGGTCGCGTACCAGCTCGACGGGATCAAGCACGTCATCGTCGCCGGGACGAAAGCGCCCGTGTCGTTCTTCGCCTACCCCGGCAAGGCGAGCAACCTGGTTCCCGAAGGCGCGCGGGTCCATGTGCTGGCCGACGTCGGGCAGGACGTGCCGCGTGCTCTGAACGACGTCGCGGCCCTGGTCGCGGCCGAGACGGAGCCCGTGCTGCAGGAGGCCGCCCGGCCAGCCCTGCCGTCCGGGCCGTTGACCCCGCAGAACTGGGTCGACGTGATCGGCGCGCTGCTGCCGGAGCGCGCGATCATCGCGGACGAGGCGAACACCTCCGGTCTGCTGCTCCCCGCCGCGACCGCGGGCGCGCCGCGGCACGACGTGCTGACCCTGACCGGCGGCGCGATCGGTTACGGCATGCCGGTCGCGACCGGGGCGGCCGTCGCCGCGCCGGACCGGCCGGTGATCAACCTGCAGTCCGACGGCAGCGCGCTGTACACGATTTCGGCGTTGTGGACGCAGGCGCGGGAGAACCTCGATGTCACCACGGTCCTGCTGAACAACCGCGCGTACGCGATCCTCCGGCTGGAGTTGCAGCGGGTCGGCGCGGACGCCAACGGGCCCAAGGCGAACGACCTGCTCGACCTTTCCCGGCCCGACATGGACTTCGTCAAGATCGCCGAAGGCATGGGCGTCCCGGCGACCAGGGCGACGACCGCGGAAGAGCTGGCCGAACAGTTCCAGCGCGCGCTCGCCGAGCCGGGACCGCATCTGATCGACGCGATCGTCCCGACGCTCTTCTGATCCCACGGGGACTAGTGGACCGGGACGACCAGAGGTTCGGGCTGGCGTTGTTTCGGGACGAAAGCGGTCAAGACGAGGCCGAGCAGTGCCGCACCGGCGGCGACCACGAAGCTCAACCGGAAACCGTCCGCGGACGGGACGGACACCCCGCCGACGGTGATCGCCAGCGACGCGAGCATCGTCGCCATCACCGCACTGGACGTCGACGTGCCGACGGAGCGCATCAGCGAGTTCAATCCGTTCGCGGACGCGGTTTCGGTGACCGGGACCGAGCCCATGATCAACGCGGGCATGGCCGCGTACGCGATACCGACGCCGCCACCGATGATGATCGACGCCGTGATCAGCTCGAAAGCGTTGTCCATCAGCACAGCCGCGAAGACGTACCCGGCCGCGATGGTGGTGGCACCGACCATCAGCGTCGTACGCGGGCCGTAGCGCTCGATGAGCCGGGCCGAAACCGGCGACAGCATGAACATGACCAGCCCGTTCGGCGCGAGGCAGAGTCCGGCCTGCACCATCGTCAAACCGAGCCCATAACCGGTCGACGCGGGCGCCTGGAGCAGCTGCGGGAACGACAACGCCATCGAGTACAGCGCGAACCCGATCATGATCGACGCGAGATTGGTGAACAGCACCGGCCGCCGCGCGGAGACCCTCAGATCCACGAGCGGATCGCGGCGGCGTAGCTGGTAGGCACCCCAACCCAGCAGGATCACCACCGCCGTCCCGGCGAAGCCGAGAGTGCGGCCGCCGCCCCAGCCCCACTCGCCGCCTTTGACGATCGGCAACAGCAGGCAGACCAGCCCGACCGTCAGCCCCAGGGCACCGAGGTGGTCGAACGGCGCCGGCGTCTTCACCGGCGACTCCGGCACCACGAACAGGATCAGCAGGCCGCAGACGAGCCCGAGCCCGGCCGACGCCCAGAAGAGGACGTGCCAGTCGGCGTTCTGCGCGACCAGCGCCGACACCGGGAGCCCGATGGCACCGCCGACACCGAGCGTCGAGCTCATCACCGAAATCGCGGCGCCGACGCGTTCCGGCGCGAGTTCGTCGCGCATGATGCTGATCCCCAGCGGGATCGCGCCCATCGCGCAGCCCTGCAGACCGCGGCCGACGACCATCAGCGCGAGCGAGCTGGTCAGCGCGGACACCACCGAACCGGCGACCAGGAAGCCCAGGCTGATCAGCAGCAACTTGCGCTTGCCGTAGAGATCGCCGAGCCTGCCGCTCACCGGCATCACCACGGCTGCGGCGATCAGGGTCGCCGTCACCACCCATGACGCGTCGGACGGGGTCGTGCCGAGCAGCCGGGGAAACACCGGGATGAGGGGGATGACGAGCGTCTGCATGAACGAGGCCACCAGACCGCACGTGGCGAGCACGATGACGAAGATCCGGGGCGAAGGTGCCCGTCCGGCCGGTTTCACCCTGCGCGTCCCATGATCCGACCTTACCCAGCACCACCCATCTCAGTGAACGGTTGACGGACAGGATCACAACCAGGTGCGGACCCCACCGTGCCCGGAACAGGTACCGCGACGATTCTGGCTGTAGCTGTAGGAACCGTCCTCGCAGAGAGCGGTCGCCCCCTCGGCCGCGCCGGGTCCGGTCGCCGGCCGGTGGACACAGACACCGTCGGTGTTGCGGTAGTGGTCGCTTCCGCACTCCGCCGGATTCGGCGCCTTGGCGGAGGGCGTCGTTTTCGGACGAGTCTTCGTCGGAGCCGGCTCGACCTGCTTCGGCACCTTGACCGCGGTCGTGGTCGGTGGCACGAACTGCTGAGGTGCCGGAGTCGGTGTGGCCGTACTCGTGGGCGGTGCCCAGCTACTGCTCGGCGTCGAGGTCGTCAGCGTTGTTCGCGCTGTCGACACCGGCCCGGTCTGCGGTGTGACCCGCCCGGTGGGCGCGGTCTCTACACCGCAGCCTCCGGCGAACAGAAGCCCGATCGCCAGCGCCATGCCCAGCTTCGTCGCTTTCTTCGGCATAACGGCCTCCCCGGCACTTGGTAGTGCCGCGTAGTCGGGAGATCGTTCACCGGTGTTACAGAGAGAACGTCGGTCGGCCATCGCGCCGCAACTGGGGTTCGACGCCGTCGCCGTCATGCTGCGCGCGTGGTCCGACGCGGCGAAGGCGGCCACACGTGCGACGTCTTCGAGCCCGGCGCCCGGCCGGAACGCGCCTGATGGCTGCCGCGGTGGCTGGACCGGCGGTGGCCGGAGGTGGCGCTGGAACCCGCTTCCCACTAGCCCCCGGATGCAATGAAAGGCCCCTTCATCACAAATTTCGCGATGAAGGGGCCTTTCATGTCACGCGCTTATTCGTAGATCTCGCCCTTCGCGGCCTTCGCGACCAGCGACTCCGGCGGGGTGAAGTGGTCGCCGTAGCGCTCCGCCAGCTCACGGGCGCGGTCGACGAAGCCTTGCAGGCCACCTTCGTACTGGTTGATGTACTGGATGACACCGCCGGTCCACGCCGGGAAACCGATGCCGAAGATCGAGCCGATGTTGGCGTCGGCGACGGTGGTGAGCACGCCTTCGTCGAAGCACTTCACGGTCTCGAGCGCCTCGGCGAACAGCATGCGCTCCTTGAGATCCTCGAACGGGACCTCGGCGCTGCCCGACTTGAACGCGTCACGCAGGCCCGGCCAGAGACCGGTCCGCTTGCCTGCTTCGTCGTAGTCGTAGAAGCCCGAGCCGGTGGAACGGCCCTTGCGGTCGAACTCCTCCACCATCCGGTCGATGACGCCCTCGGACGCGTGCGCGTTCCAGGTGCCGCCGGCGGCCTCGATCGCTTCGCGGGTCTCCTTGCGGATCTTGCGCGGCAGCGTCAGGGTCAGCTCGTCCATCAGCTGCAGCGGCGGGGCCGGGTAGCCGGCCTGGGCGCCGGCCTGCTCGATCGACGCCGGCTCGACACCCTCGCCCAGCGCGGCGACGGCCTCGTTGAGGAACGTGCCGATGACGCGAGAGGTGAAGAAGCCGCGGCTGTCGTTGACGACGATCGGGGTCTTCTTGATCTGCAGCGTGTAGTCGAAGACCTTCGCCAGTGTGGCGGGCGAGGTCTTCTCCCCGCAGATGATCTCGACCAGCGGCATCTTGTCCACCGGCGAGAAGAAGTGGATCCCGATGAAGTCCTCGCTCCGCTGCACGCCCTCGGCGAGCGCGGTGATCGGCAGGGTCGAGGTGTTGGAGCCGAGTACGGCGTCCGGGTCGACGAAGCTCTCGATCTCCTGGAACACCTTGTGCTTCAGCTCGACGCTCTCGAAGACGGCCTCGATCACGAAGTCGACACCGGCGAAGTCCTCCGCCTTGTCGGTCGGCTTGATCTTGGCGAGCAGCGCGTCGGACTTCTCCTGCGTGGTCTTGCCGCGGGAGAGAGCCTTCTCCTCCAGCTTGACCGCGTAGCCCTTGCCCTTTTCGGCGCCTTCGAGTGTGACGTCCTTGAGCACGACGTCGATGCCGGCCTTCGCCGAGACGTACGCGATCGCGGCGCCCATCATGCCCGCGCCGACGACACCGACCTTCTTGGCGGTGTACTTCTCGAAGCCGTCCGGCCGCGAGCCGCCGGAGTTGATGCTCTGCAGGTCGAAGAAGAACGCCTTCGTCATGTTCTTCGAGACCTGGCCGGTGGCGAGGCTGACGAAGTAGCGCGTCTCGACGGTGATCGCGGTGTCGAAGTCGACCTGCGAACCCTCGATGGCCGCGGCCAGGATCGCCCGCGGGGCGGGCATGTTCGCGCCCTTGATCTGCTTGCGCAGGTTCGCCGGGAACGCGGGCAGGTTCGCCGCGAAGCCCGGGTTCGACGGGGTGCCGCCAGGGATCTTGTACCCCTTGACGTCCCACGGCTGCACGCCGCCTTCGGGGTTCGCCTTGATCCACGCCTTCGCGGCCGGGACCAGTTCCTCGACCGTGCCGACGAGCTCGTGCACGAGGCCGATTTCCTTCGCCTTGGCCGGGCGGTGCCGCTGACCCTGCAGCAGCACGTTCAGCAGCGCGCTCTGGATGCCCAGCAGGCGCACGGTGCGGACCACGCCACCGCCACCGGGGAGCAGGCCGAGGGTGACCTCGGGAAGGCCGATCTGGCTGCCCTTGACGTCGGCCGCGATGCGGTGGTGCGTGGCGAGCGCGAGTTCGAGGCCGCCACCGAGCGCGGCGCCGTTGATGGCGGCCACGACCGGCTTGCCCAGCTGCTCGAGCCGTCGCATCTGGCCCTTCATCAGGCCACTGCTCCCGGTGATCTCGGCCGCGTTCTCCGGCTTGGCCTGGATCAGGTCGTTGAGGTCGCCACCGGCGAAGAAGGTCTTCTTGGCCGAGGTGAGGACGACACCGGTGATGCTGTCCTTCTCCGCCTCCAGGCGGTCCACGACGACGCCGAGCGACTCACGGAAGTCGGCGTTCATCGTGTTGGCGGACTGCTTCGGGTCGTCCAGGGTGAGCACGATGATGCCGTCGGCGTCCTGCTCCCAGCGGATGGTCTTCGCTTCAGTCATTGTCTCTTCCTCAGACCCGCTCGATGATGGTCGCGACGCCCATGCCGCCGCCGATGCACAGGGTGACCAGGGCGCGGCGCGCCTGGCGACGCTCCAGCTCGTCCACGACGGTGCCGACCAGCATCGCGCCGGTGGCGCCCAGCGGGTGCCCCATCGCGATGGCGCCGCCGTTGACGTTGACCTTCTCCTCGTCGAGGTGCAGGTCCTTGATCCACTTGAGGACGACCGAAGCGAAGGCCTCGTTCAGCTCCCACAGGTCGATGTCGTCCGGGGTGAGGCCGGCGAGCTTGAGGACCTTCTCGGTGGCCGGGGTCGGGCCGGTGAGCATGATCGTGGGCTCGGAGCCGACGGTCGCGGTGGCCACGATGCGGGCGCGCGGGGTCAGGCCGAAGTCCTTGCCGATCTGCTCGTTGCCGACCAGCACCACCGCGGCGCCGTCGACGATGCCGGACGAGTTGCCGCCGGTGTGGACGTGGTCGATCTTCTCGACCGAGTGGTACTTCTGGAGCGCGACGGCGTCGAAGCCGCCCAGCTCACCGATGCCGGCGAAGGCGGGCTTGAGCTTGCCGAGGCCCTCGACGGTGCTGCCGGGGCGACGGTGCTCGTCGTGGTCGAGGATCGTGACGCCGTTGATGTCCTTCACCGGGACGACGGACTTCGCGAAGTAGCCGCCGGACCAGGCCGCTTCGGCCCTTTCCTGCGAGCGGACGGCCCACGCGTCGACGTCCTCGCGGGAGAAGCCCTCGATCGTCGCGATCAGGTCGGCGCCGGTGCCCTGCGGGACGATGTAGTTGTCGTACGCGGTGGCCGGGTCCATGAACAGCGCGCCGCCGTCGGAGCCCATCGGCACGCGCGACATCGACTCGACACCGCCGGCGATGATCAGCTGGTCCCAGCCGGAGCGCACCTTCTGCGCGGCGGTGTTGGTGGCTTCGAGGCCCGAAGCGCAGAAACGGTTCAGCTGTACGCCGGCGACCGTCTCGGGAAGACCCGCGTTCAAGGCCGCGGTGCGCGCGATCACGGCGCCCTGCTCGCCGACCGGGGACACGACGCCGAGGACGATGTCGTCGATCACCGCGGGATCGAGGTTCGGGTGCCGGACCTTCAGTTCTTCGATGAGGCCGACCACGAGATCGACCGGCTTGGTGCCGTGAAGGGCACCGCCCTTGTTCTTGCCGCGAGGCGTACGGATCGCCTCGTAGATGTAGGCCTCGCTACTCACAGAAAAACTCCTCCGCAGTACGGCGCTGTATCGGGGATGGACACAGCCGGATCGTACCGGCCGGTAGCCATGCTAATCGCCATTAACATAAACCGCGATAACCCCACGGTGTCAATGGGTTGCGATGTACGCAACCGGCGCTATCGTGGGTTCACCTATGGAGCACCCGACCGAGCGTTCAGCCCGACCGCGCGACCGCAAGGCCCAGCTGGCAGGCCTCGCCGCGGAGCTGTTTCGCGCCCGCGGGTTCCACGGCGTCGGCATCAACGACATCGCCGCCGCGGCCGGCATCACCGGGCCCGCG encodes the following:
- a CDS encoding acetolactate synthase large subunit, which produces MNGARSLIRTLVDSGVDVCFSNPGTSEMHFVAALDTVPEMRGVLGLFEGVVTGAADGYARIAGKPAATLLHLGPGLGNGLANLHNARRAHTPIVNVIGDHATYHKQYDAPLESDIEGVAGSLEGWVRRCEHTKDVGADAAAAVAASQDAPGQIATLILPADASWGEGGEACPPIPPRIPQAVDATTVKNIAEVLASGEPVALLVGGSGCRAAGLLATSRIAAATGVKAFVETFPARLERGEGLPTIERLGYLAEQVAYQLDGIKHVIVAGTKAPVSFFAYPGKASNLVPEGARVHVLADVGQDVPRALNDVAALVAAETEPVLQEAARPALPSGPLTPQNWVDVIGALLPERAIIADEANTSGLLLPAATAGAPRHDVLTLTGGAIGYGMPVATGAAVAAPDRPVINLQSDGSALYTISALWTQARENLDVTTVLLNNRAYAILRLELQRVGADANGPKANDLLDLSRPDMDFVKIAEGMGVPATRATTAEELAEQFQRALAEPGPHLIDAIVPTLF
- a CDS encoding MFS transporter: MKPAGRAPSPRIFVIVLATCGLVASFMQTLVIPLIPVFPRLLGTTPSDASWVVTATLIAAAVVMPVSGRLGDLYGKRKLLLISLGFLVAGSVVSALTSSLALMVVGRGLQGCAMGAIPLGISIMRDELAPERVGAAISVMSSTLGVGGAIGLPVSALVAQNADWHVLFWASAGLGLVCGLLILFVVPESPVKTPAPFDHLGALGLTVGLVCLLLPIVKGGEWGWGGGRTLGFAGTAVVILLGWGAYQLRRRDPLVDLRVSARRPVLFTNLASIMIGFALYSMALSFPQLLQAPASTGYGLGLTMVQAGLCLAPNGLVMFMLSPVSARLIERYGPRTTLMVGATTIAAGYVFAAVLMDNAFELITASIIIGGGVGIAYAAMPALIMGSVPVTETASANGLNSLMRSVGTSTSSAVMATMLASLAITVGGVSVPSADGFRLSFVVAAGAALLGLVLTAFVPKQRQPEPLVVPVH
- a CDS encoding DUF3761 domain-containing protein produces the protein MPKKATKLGMALAIGLLFAGGCGVETAPTGRVTPQTGPVSTARTTLTTSTPSSSWAPPTSTATPTPAPQQFVPPTTTAVKVPKQVEPAPTKTRPKTTPSAKAPNPAECGSDHYRNTDGVCVHRPATGPGAAEGATALCEDGSYSYSQNRRGTCSGHGGVRTWL
- a CDS encoding 3-hydroxyacyl-CoA dehydrogenase NAD-binding domain-containing protein, which codes for MTEAKTIRWEQDADGIIVLTLDDPKQSANTMNADFRESLGVVVDRLEAEKDSITGVVLTSAKKTFFAGGDLNDLIQAKPENAAEITGSSGLMKGQMRRLEQLGKPVVAAINGAALGGGLELALATHHRIAADVKGSQIGLPEVTLGLLPGGGGVVRTVRLLGIQSALLNVLLQGQRHRPAKAKEIGLVHELVGTVEELVPAAKAWIKANPEGGVQPWDVKGYKIPGGTPSNPGFAANLPAFPANLRKQIKGANMPAPRAILAAAIEGSQVDFDTAITVETRYFVSLATGQVSKNMTKAFFFDLQSINSGGSRPDGFEKYTAKKVGVVGAGMMGAAIAYVSAKAGIDVVLKDVTLEGAEKGKGYAVKLEEKALSRGKTTQEKSDALLAKIKPTDKAEDFAGVDFVIEAVFESVELKHKVFQEIESFVDPDAVLGSNTSTLPITALAEGVQRSEDFIGIHFFSPVDKMPLVEIICGEKTSPATLAKVFDYTLQIKKTPIVVNDSRGFFTSRVIGTFLNEAVAALGEGVEPASIEQAGAQAGYPAPPLQLMDELTLTLPRKIRKETREAIEAAGGTWNAHASEGVIDRMVEEFDRKGRSTGSGFYDYDEAGKRTGLWPGLRDAFKSGSAEVPFEDLKERMLFAEALETVKCFDEGVLTTVADANIGSIFGIGFPAWTGGVIQYINQYEGGLQGFVDRARELAERYGDHFTPPESLVAKAAKGEIYE
- a CDS encoding acetyl-CoA C-acetyltransferase encodes the protein MSSEAYIYEAIRTPRGKNKGGALHGTKPVDLVVGLIEELKVRHPNLDPAVIDDIVLGVVSPVGEQGAVIARTAALNAGLPETVAGVQLNRFCASGLEATNTAAQKVRSGWDQLIIAGGVESMSRVPMGSDGGALFMDPATAYDNYIVPQGTGADLIATIEGFSREDVDAWAVRSQERAEAAWSGGYFAKSVVPVKDINGVTILDHDEHRRPGSTVEGLGKLKPAFAGIGELGGFDAVALQKYHSVEKIDHVHTGGNSSGIVDGAAVVLVGNEQIGKDFGLTPRARIVATATVGSEPTIMLTGPTPATEKVLKLAGLTPDDIDLWELNEAFASVVLKWIKDLHLDEEKVNVNGGAIAMGHPLGATGAMLVGTVVDELERRQARRALVTLCIGGGMGVATIIERV